Proteins encoded within one genomic window of Triticum aestivum cultivar Chinese Spring chromosome 2D, IWGSC CS RefSeq v2.1, whole genome shotgun sequence:
- the LOC123055188 gene encoding inversin isoform X2, translated as MAPPFVYAPSSGAGTCQDAAIKAAFDGDLRRLRGTVKSLDDPRVIFSFGMGGGIGVLHIAAVGGHLEVCKYLVEELGGDVNAPAPGVGDFAGVTPFMSSAQSGDVSTVKYLLDHGGDLTKSDAKGRTVLHHAACIGSCTVTEFLLSKGVAVDIDCGRGTPLHQAATNEQDKTVKILLEHHADPNATVVGIGTALMGALLYRSLKCMKLLIKGGADVNRGSSLPMTPLVFTTGWGGYTNFVKFLLKAGADPNIPDADRRQLEQTKATLKAHADHLFRLKDYKVASKAYGNRCRAECNIVREQESLQTAAG; from the exons ATGGCGCCGCCGTTCGTCTACGCCCCGAGCTCCGGCGCCGGCACAT GTCAGGACGCCGCCATCAAAGCGGCCTTCGACGGCGACCTCCGGCGCCTCAGAG GCACTGTAAAGAGTCTCGACGACCCAAGGGTGATCTTCTCTTTCGGCATGGGTGGTGGCATTGGTGTGCTGCACATCGCAGCCGTCGGAGGGCATCTTGAGGTTTGCAAATACTTGGTGGAGGAACTCGGGGGAGATGTGAATGCTCCTGCTCCTGGAGTAGGAG ACTTTGCAGGTGTGACACCCTTTATGTCATCTGCTCAGTCTGGCGATGTTTCTACTGTGAAGTATTTGCTTGATCATGGCGGTGATCTAACAAAGTCAGATGCTAAAGGACGCACAGTTCTCCACCATGCGGCATGCATAG GAAGCTGTACGGTCACCGAGTTCCTACTTTCAAAAGGAGTAGCTGTTGACATAGACTGTGGCCGTGGTACACCACTCCATCAAGCTGCTACTAATGAACAAGAtaaaacagtgaagattttgttGGAACACCATGCAGAT CCTAACGCCACTGTCGTCGGAATTGGTACTGCCCTGATGGGTGCCCTTCTTTACCGTTCTTTGAAGTGCATGAAGCTGCTGATCAAG GGTGGTGCTGATGTCAATCGAGGGAGCTCCCTTCCGATGACTCCCTTAGTGTTCACTACAGGGTGGGGAGGCTATACAAACTTTGTGAAGTTTCTGTTAAAGGCAGGAGCGGATCCTAATATTCCTGATGCT GATAGAAGGCAGCTTGAACAAACAAAAGCTACGCTCAAGGCACATGCAGATCATTTATTCAGGCTGAAGGACTACAAGGTGGCATCAAAAGCATACG GCAATAGATGTCGCGCCGAGTGCAACATTGTACGCGAACAGGAGTCTTTGCAAACTGCTGCTGGATGA
- the LOC123055188 gene encoding inversin isoform X4, which produces MAPPFVYAPSSGAGTCQDAAIKAAFDGDLRRLRGTVKSLDDPRVIFSFGMGGGIGVLHIAAVGGHLEVCKYLVEELGGDVNAPAPGVGDFAGVTPFMSSAQSGDVSTVKYLLDHGGDLTKSDAKGRTVLHHAACIGSCTVTEFLLSKGVAVDIDCGRGTPLHQAATNEQDKTVKILLEHHADPNATVVGIGTALMGALLYRSLKCMKLLIKGGADVNRGSSLPMTPLVFTTGWGGYTNFVKFLLKAGADPNIPDADRRQLEQTKATLKAHADHLFRLKDYKVASKAYGVQ; this is translated from the exons ATGGCGCCGCCGTTCGTCTACGCCCCGAGCTCCGGCGCCGGCACAT GTCAGGACGCCGCCATCAAAGCGGCCTTCGACGGCGACCTCCGGCGCCTCAGAG GCACTGTAAAGAGTCTCGACGACCCAAGGGTGATCTTCTCTTTCGGCATGGGTGGTGGCATTGGTGTGCTGCACATCGCAGCCGTCGGAGGGCATCTTGAGGTTTGCAAATACTTGGTGGAGGAACTCGGGGGAGATGTGAATGCTCCTGCTCCTGGAGTAGGAG ACTTTGCAGGTGTGACACCCTTTATGTCATCTGCTCAGTCTGGCGATGTTTCTACTGTGAAGTATTTGCTTGATCATGGCGGTGATCTAACAAAGTCAGATGCTAAAGGACGCACAGTTCTCCACCATGCGGCATGCATAG GAAGCTGTACGGTCACCGAGTTCCTACTTTCAAAAGGAGTAGCTGTTGACATAGACTGTGGCCGTGGTACACCACTCCATCAAGCTGCTACTAATGAACAAGAtaaaacagtgaagattttgttGGAACACCATGCAGAT CCTAACGCCACTGTCGTCGGAATTGGTACTGCCCTGATGGGTGCCCTTCTTTACCGTTCTTTGAAGTGCATGAAGCTGCTGATCAAG GGTGGTGCTGATGTCAATCGAGGGAGCTCCCTTCCGATGACTCCCTTAGTGTTCACTACAGGGTGGGGAGGCTATACAAACTTTGTGAAGTTTCTGTTAAAGGCAGGAGCGGATCCTAATATTCCTGATGCT GATAGAAGGCAGCTTGAACAAACAAAAGCTACGCTCAAGGCACATGCAGATCATTTATTCAGGCTGAAGGACTACAAGGTGGCATCAAAAGCATACGGTGT GCAATAG
- the LOC123055188 gene encoding serine/threonine-protein phosphatase 6 regulatory ankyrin repeat subunit A isoform X3: MAPPFVYAPSSGAGTCQDAAIKAAFDGDLRRLRGTVKSLDDPRVIFSFGMGGGIGVLHIAAVGGHLEVCKYLVEELGGDVNAPAPGVGDFAGVTPFMSSAQSGDVSTVKYLLDHGGDLTKSDAKGRTVLHHAACIGSCTVTEFLLSKGVAVDIDCGRGTPLHQAATNEQDKTVKILLEHHADPNATVVGIGTALMGALLYRSLKCMKLLIKGGADVNRGSSLPMTPLVFTTGWGGYTNFVKFLLKAGADPNIPDAYGNLPIELAAKRDCMEEVEMLFPLTSPIPTIPNWSIDGIIR; encoded by the exons ATGGCGCCGCCGTTCGTCTACGCCCCGAGCTCCGGCGCCGGCACAT GTCAGGACGCCGCCATCAAAGCGGCCTTCGACGGCGACCTCCGGCGCCTCAGAG GCACTGTAAAGAGTCTCGACGACCCAAGGGTGATCTTCTCTTTCGGCATGGGTGGTGGCATTGGTGTGCTGCACATCGCAGCCGTCGGAGGGCATCTTGAGGTTTGCAAATACTTGGTGGAGGAACTCGGGGGAGATGTGAATGCTCCTGCTCCTGGAGTAGGAG ACTTTGCAGGTGTGACACCCTTTATGTCATCTGCTCAGTCTGGCGATGTTTCTACTGTGAAGTATTTGCTTGATCATGGCGGTGATCTAACAAAGTCAGATGCTAAAGGACGCACAGTTCTCCACCATGCGGCATGCATAG GAAGCTGTACGGTCACCGAGTTCCTACTTTCAAAAGGAGTAGCTGTTGACATAGACTGTGGCCGTGGTACACCACTCCATCAAGCTGCTACTAATGAACAAGAtaaaacagtgaagattttgttGGAACACCATGCAGAT CCTAACGCCACTGTCGTCGGAATTGGTACTGCCCTGATGGGTGCCCTTCTTTACCGTTCTTTGAAGTGCATGAAGCTGCTGATCAAG GGTGGTGCTGATGTCAATCGAGGGAGCTCCCTTCCGATGACTCCCTTAGTGTTCACTACAGGGTGGGGAGGCTATACAAACTTTGTGAAGTTTCTGTTAAAGGCAGGAGCGGATCCTAATATTCCTGATGCT TATGGTAACTTACCAATAGAGCTTGCTGCTAAACGTGACTGCATGGAAGAAGTTGAAATGTTGTTTCCTTTGACTTCCCCAATACCAACTATCCCAAACTGGAGTATAGATGGAATCATTAGATAA
- the LOC123055188 gene encoding ankyrin-1 isoform X1 yields MAPPFVYAPSSGAGTCQDAAIKAAFDGDLRRLRGTVKSLDDPRVIFSFGMGGGIGVLHIAAVGGHLEVCKYLVEELGGDVNAPAPGVGDFAGVTPFMSSAQSGDVSTVKYLLDHGGDLTKSDAKGRTVLHHAACIGSCTVTEFLLSKGVAVDIDCGRGTPLHQAATNEQDKTVKILLEHHADPNATVVGIGTALMGALLYRSLKCMKLLIKASILFSISVHRYVLPSQPCFCVNLHGEGAVTRSIPQSFLQGGADVNRGSSLPMTPLVFTTGWGGYTNFVKFLLKAGADPNIPDAYGNLPIELAAKRDCMEEVEMLFPLTSPIPTIPNWSIDGIIR; encoded by the exons ATGGCGCCGCCGTTCGTCTACGCCCCGAGCTCCGGCGCCGGCACAT GTCAGGACGCCGCCATCAAAGCGGCCTTCGACGGCGACCTCCGGCGCCTCAGAG GCACTGTAAAGAGTCTCGACGACCCAAGGGTGATCTTCTCTTTCGGCATGGGTGGTGGCATTGGTGTGCTGCACATCGCAGCCGTCGGAGGGCATCTTGAGGTTTGCAAATACTTGGTGGAGGAACTCGGGGGAGATGTGAATGCTCCTGCTCCTGGAGTAGGAG ACTTTGCAGGTGTGACACCCTTTATGTCATCTGCTCAGTCTGGCGATGTTTCTACTGTGAAGTATTTGCTTGATCATGGCGGTGATCTAACAAAGTCAGATGCTAAAGGACGCACAGTTCTCCACCATGCGGCATGCATAG GAAGCTGTACGGTCACCGAGTTCCTACTTTCAAAAGGAGTAGCTGTTGACATAGACTGTGGCCGTGGTACACCACTCCATCAAGCTGCTACTAATGAACAAGAtaaaacagtgaagattttgttGGAACACCATGCAGAT CCTAACGCCACTGTCGTCGGAATTGGTACTGCCCTGATGGGTGCCCTTCTTTACCGTTCTTTGAAGTGCATGAAGCTGCTGATCAAGGCCAGTATTCTGTTTTCTATATCCGTTCATCGCTATGTTCTACCATCTCAGCCATGCTTTTGTGTCAATCTACATGGAGAGGGAGCCGTGACACGTTCTATTCCACAATCCTTTTTACAGGGTGGTGCTGATGTCAATCGAGGGAGCTCCCTTCCGATGACTCCCTTAGTGTTCACTACAGGGTGGGGAGGCTATACAAACTTTGTGAAGTTTCTGTTAAAGGCAGGAGCGGATCCTAATATTCCTGATGCT TATGGTAACTTACCAATAGAGCTTGCTGCTAAACGTGACTGCATGGAAGAAGTTGAAATGTTGTTTCCTTTGACTTCCCCAATACCAACTATCCCAAACTGGAGTATAGATGGAATCATTAGATAA